From the genome of Chelonoidis abingdonii isolate Lonesome George chromosome 13, CheloAbing_2.0, whole genome shotgun sequence:
GAAAGGAGCAACTGGAAGGATAATGCAGCTGTCCTTTGCTGGAGTGATTCTCTTCCTTACAGGTGAGAGGTTTTGACTGATCCGGTCACACCTGAAAGGCTAATCTACCTACAAACCCACTGAGAGCCAATCTCCTTCACTTGCCTTTCAAAagcagagaggctgagggggATTATTGTCAACTCTCTACTGGGGATTTATGCTGGGTAACTTTAGCATTAACACTAATGGGAATCACCCAAGTACAACCCCTGGGGAGTCAAATGAGACCCACCCCTCTATTTCTCTGCTGGTGGGTAGCACACTGCATGGTCTGATAGGGACCAGCTGGGGAATGGGGTCCCGTTGGGTGCTGAGTTCAAGTTGCAATTCTGCCTCCTCAACCACTCAGTGAAGAGGAAATGACACGTTTtgctttttgatttgtttttcagGCTACTCCTCTGGGCTGACTGGCCCTGGGGAGGTGAGCAGGCCCCTGGGCGAGTCGGTGTCTGTGCAGTGTCAGTACCAAGAACGGTATCAAGGAAATAGGAAATACTGGTGCCGAGGAGCAGTTTGGAGATCCTGTCACATAGTTATTGAGACCACAGGGTCGGAGGCCGAGGCAAACGGGGGCAGAGTCTCCATCAGAGACAACCACAGGCTGCGCACATTCACAGTGACCATGGAGAACCTGAGGTTGGGAGATGCTGGGATTTACTGGTGTGGGATAAGCAAATTTGGATTCGATCCAGGAGTTCCCGTTAAGGTGATTGTTCTCCCAGGTGAGTGTCTGCTCAGATCTCTGCACGGCTCCTACATTTCGAGTGAGGTTGACTGGGGGATGGATAAGAAAGAGAGACGGGCACTTGAGAGCAGGTTGTTCATACATCCCTACTTGTTCTCAGAGGTGATTTCCTGATCTGACTCACCCCTACTGGTGTTGCAGTGGGCCACGAGCAGGACGTGTGGGTCTGGAAGAGGCAGCCTCTGTGGGCATGCCTGAGTCAGAGTTTATTGTCTGGGTGGGTTTTACACCTCCCAGGCAGCCACACCACTCACTCCCCCAGACCAGCTCGGAAGAACCAGGGGCACAACTGCAGCCCCATGTTGACTAAGGGATCCAGCAGAACTGGGAACTTCCCAGGGTTGCAGGGAAGGAGCCAAGAGGCTCTAACCAGCACAggagcagagcagtagcagagggCAGCGAATGTTGCCTGGAGCTCCTGATCCCCATCGAAATGTGGCTCTGCTCTGAAAAACAGCTGGAAAAAAACCAGCACCTTGATGGTCTCTCAGGGATTCCAGGTCAAACGCTCTCCCTTTACGAGCACCAAGATGTCAGTTTTCAGCTGTAACCCTCCTGCAAATCTGGGATCTGAACGCCAAGCTAGGCTTTTTCCTTCCAGCTCTTCATCACCAGGACTAAAATTCTAGGGGGCAGATAAAACCCACTAAAGATGTTCCAGGTATATTCATTCGCCTTTTTTAATGGCCTCACACCAGCCCTGGTCGTGCTCCTTAGCTGGGTACTTTCCATGGGCATTCATACTTCCGAGTTTTTCTGGGAAAGCATTTTCATAAACcaaattttatatttacatgCACAGGATCTCACCCAGCTATCCAACTGGGGAGTAGAGACAAACTCTTGTTGGGGTTCAACTGGCCAATCACAACTCACCACTGCTACAGTCACAAATATTAACTTTTCACACGTGTGACATTCCCCACTGTGGAGAGGGACATTACTCACTCAGGCCATTAGGCTCCCTCTGTAGCAGCTATTTACAGAACACAACATATGGATCCAGATTTTGCACCCACAAGGTTTGGGGTGTACGTGTCCAGATCGAGGGTTTTGACTCAGCTCTTTACAGGTATAGGGGCCAACTACAGAATTCAGATCCAaaattctcttcctccccccacccacactccaatGTTTGGAAAAGGGAAGGCACTGGATCTTGGGTTTAGTTTGAACCCACACCTAATTTGAAGGAAAACTGCACAGAAATGATTTTCCAATCACTAGCGCTACATTTCAAAGAGCCAATGGCTATTTTTAAAGTCCCTTACATGTAATAAATATCAACCGTTAACAGCAAAGCTGCGATCTCAAGTGTCTGATGACCTGGTGTGAGACACAGGAAAGGCAGCTCAATATAAAACACTTAGCACTGTACAAACGTTAACGGGTTTATATTCTTAGCACCACAGAGACAGGTAAGTACATTGTACCCCCATCCTGCAGCTGAAGTAGCTTACCCCAGGCCCACAGAGTCAAGTCAGCGTCAGGATTTCCTGACTCCCATTCATGTGCTCAGATCACTAGGGCCACAGAGTTGCTGGAAGGTAAGTTCTGTTATTGATGCAGAAAACTTGCATGTTGGGTGTGTTAAACTGCTGTAACAGGCAGCAATCAAAGCCAGTGTCTGACAGGAGCTTCCATCACAAATCCTGTTGTAACCAGTTGCTTGCCACTGACACCCCTTCGTTCCTCTCTGCCTTCTTGCTTGTAAatggttgtgggggggggggggggggaagaggaacagAGCAAGGCATCAGATAAGGAAAAGGAAGCAGAAGTGTTTGGGTGTCATCAACAGGGCAGGTTTGCAGCCTTCAGAGGGCAGGTCACGGTCCCAGGGGGAAGCAGAGTTTGCTTTTTGGTGCCAGTTAGAGAAAAGACGTGAAACAGATTAAGAGCGAAAGGGGCAGTTATGGGGATGTTGCAGGTGCCCTTCACCAGGGTGATTCTTCTCCTTCCAGGTAAGAGGTTTTTATTCCTCCATTCATACCAGAAGCACTTTGCCCGAAAGGTCAGTCACCCCCTGCTGGAGTTTCTCTCCCTGTCCTGCTCTCTCTCAACTTCAGAGTGGAGAGAACTTAAGGAGGCATCTCTCGCTCTCCAGCTGGCGATTTACGCTGTGTGACTCAGCCATAATGCTGCTAAGTGTCATGTGGATAACCCCATGGAGCCAAATGAAACCCAAGAAATGCTTGGGAAGTACTTGCTTGGCATCCTGCCACCCAGTGCGTTGCATGGAACGGCATGGATTCAGCATGACACAGGGAATGAGACCCTGGGGACCATACTGCTGATTTGGGGCTGCTGTCCCATATCCCTCACTCTGGGGGTGTGGAGCAGGGTGTCgagatttgctttgtttttccagGCTATTTTTCTGCACTGGCTGACCCTCCACTGACTGCCCCTAGGGAGGTGAGCGGTCCCCCGGGGGGCACCGTGTCTGTACCATGTCAGTACGGTAAAAGAGATCAGAGATCTCAGAAATACTGGTGCAGAGGTGCACAGTGGAAGAGCTGCTCCAAAGTTGTTGAGACTGAAAATTCAGAGGTCAAGGAGAAACGGGGCAGAGTCTCCATCACAGACAATCATACCATGAGCACATTCACTGTGACCATGGAGAACCTGACTCTGGGAGACGCTGGGATCTACTGGTGTGGAATAAATATAAAAGGTGGAAGTGATCCTCATTCCCTTGTTAACGTGACTGTTCTCCCAGGTGAGTCTCTGCTCTGATCTACTGATGGCAACCTGGagccagggccggattaactctcctgtgggcctggggctatGAAATTTTGTGGGGctcctgtatacaagtctttttcctaatttaaaacaaaattatcacaattatggcatcgaGGGCTATTAACgctatactaaacttgccttttaattaacacaaagctgttctgtggttacatttcagtcttaaaacatgtagaatatagttaaatttaattcaaaatagctTATTTCTTACCACAGAACAGCTGttttattagtttctttctgggagggagtttggctgcaggagggggctccagggggggcagagtgttggg
Proteins encoded in this window:
- the LOC116827510 gene encoding uncharacterized protein LOC116827510, which codes for MQLSFAGVILFLTGYSSGLTGPGEVSRPLGESVSVQCQYQERYQGNRKYWCRGAVWRSCHIVIETTGSEAEANGGRVSIRDNHRLRTFTVTMENLRLGDAGIYWCGISKFGFDPGVPVKVIVLPGYFSALADPPLTAPREVSGPPGGTVSVPCQYGKRDQRSQKYWCRGAQWKSCSKVVETENSEVKEKRGRVSITDNHTMSTFTVTMENLTLGDAGIYWCGINIKGGSDPHSLVNVTVLPALSTAVMVTTGSLPPATGTTNTAEHPKSSPFTSAMFLLPVLLLVLLILLSGAMLLARRMMLKRKKAAGVVGPSTAVNEAGASTESDVSYATVKPKSRKSNTTAPSPHSAQAKASPERVEYSAVAPGMTGISYATVKYPILDEQVIYINVDRPSSQPPLSSPLEQTEYCEVKKK